One segment of Eulemur rufifrons isolate Redbay chromosome 4, OSU_ERuf_1, whole genome shotgun sequence DNA contains the following:
- the GTF3A gene encoding transcription factor IIIA encodes LRAWPGARRPGALEPPVSVAEAVSSLTIADAFVEAGESPSPPPPPPALPRRFICSFPDCSASYNKAWKLDAHLCKHTGERPFVCDHEGCGKAFVRDYHLSRHILIHTGEKPFVCAAVGCDQKFNTKSNLKKHFERKHENQQKHYICNFEGCKKTFKKHQQLKTHQCQHTNEPLFKCPQEGCGKHFATRSKLKQHSKIHEGYICQKGCSFVAKTWTELLKHVRETHREKITCEVCQKTFKRKEYLKQHMKTHAPERAVCRCPREGCGRTYTTVFNLQSHILSFHEEKRPFVCEHAGCGKTFAMKQSLTRHAIVHDPDKKKMKFKVKKPREKRSLASHLSGYIPPKRKQEEQGLSFSKNGELLNCVKDQVLSTVAILTRN; translated from the exons CTGCGCGCCTGGCCTGGGGCGCGGAGGCCGGGCGCCCTGGAGCCGCCGGTCTCGGTCGCTGAGGCGGTGTCGTCCCTGACCATCGCCGACGCGTTCGTCGAGGCCGGCGAGAGCCCgagcccgcccccgccgccccccgcgcTTCCCAGGAGGTTCATCTGCTCCTTCCCCGACTGCAGCGCCAGTTACAACAAGGCCTGGAAGCTTGACGCGCACCTGTGCAAGCACACGGGGGAG AGACCATTTGTTTGTGACCATGAAGGGTGTGGCAAAGCCTTTGTCAGGGACTACCATCTGAGTCGCCACATCCtgattcatactggagaaaagccGTTTGT TTGTGCAGCTGTTGGCTGTGACCAAAAATTCAACACAAAATCAAACTTGAAGAAACATTTTGAACGCAAACATGAAAATCAGCAAAAACATTATATA TGCAATTTTGAAGGTTGTAAGAAGACCTTTAAGAAACATCAGCAGCTGAAAACCCATCAGTGCCAGCATACCAATGAACCACTATTCAA GTGTCCCCAGGAAGGATGTGGGAAGCACTTTGCCACACGCAGCAAGCTGaaacaacacagcaagatccaCGAGG gctaTATTTGTCAAAAAGGATGTTCTTTTGTGGCAAAAACATGGACAGAACTTCTGAAACATGTGAGAGAAACCCATAGAG AGAAAATAACATGTGAAGTATGCCAGAAAACATTTAAACGCAAAGAGTATCTCAAGCAACATATGAAAACTCATGCCCCAGAAAGGGCTGTATGTCGATGTCCAAGAGAAGGCTGTGGAAGAACCTACACGACTGTGTTTAATCTCCAAAGCCATATCCTCTCTTTTCATGAGGAAAAGCGTCCTTTCGTGTGTGAACATGCTGGCTGTGGCAAAACATTTGCAATGAAA cAAAGTCTCACTAGGCATGCCATTGTACATGATCCcgacaagaagaaaatgaagtttaaG GTAAAAAAACCTCGTGAAAAACGAAGTTTGGCCTCTCATCTCAGTGGATATATCCCTCCTAAAAGGAAACAAGAAGAACAAGGCTTATCTTTTTCTAAAAACGGAGAGTTACTGAACTGTGTGAAAGACCAGGTGCTCTCGACAGTTGCAATACTTACCCGCAACTAG